From a single Methanomassiliicoccales archaeon genomic region:
- a CDS encoding dihydrofolate reductase family protein: protein MPEVVVYNAVSADGRMDHCSFDIGTYYSIAAKMNTEVILVGSETIVSAGLTDTDADAYVPKNDPKDKRLTVAIVDGKGRIRCWNNLRNQPYWKEAVALVSASTPKEYLEYLKERKVRYASFGDDRVDLTVALEWLGTEFGAKRIRVDSGGNLNGALLRQKLVSEVHLLIHPLAVGGSTNRSMFIAPDLGDEDKAIEMDLLGTKKYEGGLLYLRYKVRNNSEKPDQ, encoded by the coding sequence ATGGAAGAATGGACCATTGCAGTTTCGACATTGGAACGTACTATTCGATCGCGGCCAAGATGAATACGGAGGTGATCTTGGTTGGCAGCGAGACGATAGTATCAGCGGGCCTGACGGACACCGATGCGGACGCCTATGTTCCAAAGAACGATCCGAAAGATAAGAGACTGACCGTCGCGATCGTCGACGGTAAAGGCCGCATCAGGTGCTGGAACAATCTTCGAAATCAACCGTACTGGAAGGAAGCGGTGGCGCTGGTCTCCGCCTCGACACCGAAGGAATACTTGGAGTACCTGAAGGAAAGGAAGGTCAGATACGCCTCGTTCGGGGATGACCGTGTGGACCTGACCGTGGCCCTGGAGTGGCTAGGAACGGAGTTCGGCGCCAAAAGGATCAGGGTGGACAGCGGGGGTAACTTGAACGGTGCGCTTCTGCGTCAGAAGCTGGTCTCTGAGGTGCACCTGTTGATCCATCCCTTAGCAGTGGGAGGAAGTACGAACCGTTCAATGTTCATCGCCCCCGATCTGGGAGATGAGGACAAAGCGATAGAGATGGACCTGCTAGGCACCAAAAAATACGAAGGCGGTCTGCTGTACCTGAGATATAAGGTCCGCAACAACTCCGAAAAACCGGATCAGTAA